From a single Brassica rapa cultivar Chiifu-401-42 chromosome A01, CAAS_Brap_v3.01, whole genome shotgun sequence genomic region:
- the LOC103859553 gene encoding pentatricopeptide repeat-containing protein At4g21880, mitochondrial isoform X2, which produces MGLRKAKHKLSAIFRVAMRNAGRKPPDAANTAEAVAGEYPEMDFIGQESWGSFPDILSPLKSFIDPSNTVQQGDSGGTSSLAGLVSSGFGVKPRKRKDDNDFSSKKKTLELSAFLSGKLPPSTKKQHMARGRLQFETFKKNQSQLMKKLSKGCARKLGQETTFEVLFKMGKEAGEREYNARIQVCVENARRSNDAEYVLDQVGKAIEYLKEMRQGGFSIKEGTYGPFFRYLVDMEMVEEFQIFKEFIREASPESVERLVYYEMLLWIQVNDEEKIRELCNTVDDGGRISLSTLQEYHLVALCEKDRKEDLQKLLEIVDITKFSSPEVLKSVFEYLGNSLLEAVAMKLLLELRDSGEVETVSNLIFSYASCIPNSSVDDAILKFNNLHEELDIVPSSSSYEKLVNHLCCSSEVAIALDVVENMCEEGLEISENILHSLLDAIAQILEFDLVQRIHSIMSNKCVKPNSETFRRSISLCIRIKDFEGAYNMLGNLKNFNLAPNSSMYNSIMAGYFREKNVNKAFMVLKEMKEADVKPDSVTFSYLINYCDQEEAIAEYYKEMKEAGVQASKHIYMSLIKAYASCKQFEKAKQVLMDQDVPTKDHNELKSVLIHALASNGNITDALSIYEEMKEAGCHVDPKTMITLIDHADSNEELATLAQLAHELNDSKYWIDGLFKIVLFAVRNNKSCSILDLLKETKNDLSKDDIALEYWLEEVFRSIAETEPSDVKLGLDLLSFMKEELGLCPSRKCLDFLLHACVNAKDKQTALVVWKEYQFAELPYNVLNYLRMYQVLVAAGDSKSAKEIASKIPKDDRDVKCTIKESSVVFTPKPKKKTSKKKRLSCQAK; this is translated from the exons ATGGGTTTAAGGAAAGCAAAACACAAACTAAGCGCCATCTTCCGCGTAGCGATGAGAAACGCCGGGAGAAAACCTCCAGACGCCGCTAACACCGCCGAAGCCGTCGCCGGAGAGTATCCCGAGATGGATTTTATTGGCCAAG AGTCATGGGGTTCGTTTCCGGACATTCTCTCGCCGCTTAAGTCTTTCATAGATCCATCCAACACTGTACAACAAGGAG ATTCTGGGGGAACGTCGTCACTCGCGGGTCTTGTCTCTTCTGGCTTTGGTG TTAAACCTCGGAAAAGAAAAGACGATAACGATTTTTCTTCCAAGAAGAAGACGTTGGAGTTGTCAGCTTTCTTATCTGGGAAACTCCCTCCATCGACAAAGAAACAACACATGGCGCGTGGAAGGTTACAGTTCGAGACGTTCAAGAAGAACCAGTCACAGCTTATGAAGAAGCTCTCTAAAGGATGCGCTCGGAAGCTGGGGCAGGAGACCACGTTCGAGGTGTTGTTTAAAATGGGGAAAGAAGCGGGTGAGAGAGAGTACAACGCGAGGATTCAGGTTTGTGTGGAGAACGCGAGGAGAAGCAATGACGCGGAGTATGTGCTTGATCAAGTTGGGAAAGCTATTGAGTATTTGAAGGAGATGAGGCAAGGAGGGTTCTCTATAAAGGAAGGGACTTACGGGCCGTTTTTTAGGTACTTGGTTGATATGGAGATGGTGGAGGAGTTTCAGATTTTTAAAGAGTTTATTAGGGAGGCGAGTCCTGAGTCTGTTGAGAGGCTTGTTTACTATGAGATGCTTCTTTGGATTCAAGTGAATGATGAGGAGAAGATACGCGAACTTTGTAATACGGTTGATGATGGTGGGAGGATAAGTTTATCAACCCTACAAG AATATCATTTGGTTGCACTGTGTGAGAAAGACAGAAAGGAAGATCTTCAGAAGCTTTTAGAGATTGTCGACATAACTAAATTTTCTTCGCCGGAAGTACTGAAAAGCGTGTTTGAATACCTTGGAAACTCGCTATTGGAGGCTGTTGCAATGAAGTTACTTTTGGAACTAAGAGACTCTG GTGAAGTGGAGACAGTTTCAAATCTCATATTTAGCTATGCTTCCTGCATCCCAAACTCCTCG GTAGATGATGCCATATTGAAGTTTAACAATTTGCATGAAGAACTAGATATTGTGCCTTCATCTTCATCCTATGAGAAGCTCGTTAATCATCTTTGTTGCTCGAGTGAG GTGGCCATTGCTCTTGATGTAGTTGAAAATATGTGTGAAGAAGGTCTCGAAATATCGGAAAACATCCTACATTCATTATTAGATGCCATTGCCCAGATTCTTGAGTTTGATTTG GTACAAAGAATCCATTCAATAATGAGCAACAAGTGTGTCAAGCCAAACAGTGAGACTTTCAGGAGATCGATAAGTTTGTGCATAAGAATCAAAGAT TTTGAAGGTGCATATAATATGCTTGGTAATTTGAAGAATTTTAATTTGGCTCCGAACTCTAGCATGTACAATTCTATAATGGCAGGATATTTTCGGGAG AAAAATGTGAACAAGGCATTCATGGTCCTCAAGGAAATGAAAGAAGCTGATGTTAAACCTGATTCTGTGACGTTTAGCTATCTAATAAACTATTGCGACCAGGAGGAGGCTATTGCGGAG TATTACAAGGAGATGAAGGAAGCAGGAGTTCAAGCTAGTAAGCACATTTACATGTCCCTCATAAAAGCATATGCATCATGCAAACAATTTGAGAAGGCAAAACAG GTGCTCATGGACCAAGACGTACCGACAAAGGATCACAATGAGCTGAAAAGTGTTCTTATACATGCTCTGGCATCAAATGGAAATATAACAGATGCCTTGAGTATTTATGAAGAAATGAAGGAAGCTGGTTGCCACGTAGACCCAAAAACTATGATAACTCTTATA GATCACGCTGATTCAAACGAAGAGTTGGCAACGTTGGCTCAACTCGCTCATGAGCTGAATGATTCTAAATACTGGATAGATGGTCTCTTCAAAATTGTCCTGTTTGCTGTCCGCAACAATAAGTCGTG CTCTATTCTTGATTTGTTGAAGGAGACGAAAAACGACTTGTCCAAGGATGACATCGCTCTGGAATATTGGTTGGAAGAG GTGTTTAGGTCAATAGCAGAAACAGAGCCTAGTGATGTGAAGCTAGGGCTGGACTTGTTGAGCTTTATGAAGGAAGAGCTTGGGTTATGTCCTTCAAGAAAATGTCTAGATTTTCTTCTACATGCTTGTGTTAATGCCAAGGATAAGCAGACCGCTCTGGTGGTATGGAAAGAGTACCAGTTTGCAGAACTCCCTTACAATGTCCTCAACTATCTAAG GATGTATCAGGTTCTAGTGGCTGCAGGAGATTCAAAAAGTGCAAAGGAAATAGCATCCAAGATTCCTAAGGATGATAGAGATGTTAAATGTACAATCAAAGAAAGCAGTGTTGTATTTACTCCAAAACCGAAAAAGAAAACGTCGAAAAAGAAACGATTATCTTGCCAAGCAAAGTAG
- the LOC103859539 gene encoding zinc finger MYND domain-containing protein 15, whose product MDLHLKNLFGRFQDQFGSGPGLGPGSGVCLMKVEGISPNMIHSIFRASASLYRSEPWKRLRPGHLFGVRVGKDSDWSGKRQPFQCVRFIGGDGGDIAIYMYRSMSYALKMSDDDSREMGGVPNVEVLRVTYEVESLILPCNKRMVKSLSLEVSGTDRFPVIDVARCMNSGELQFRHPTLEELRLVFAVMKALSLVHPLLVQGEKQVKGLPRMVKFSPFIETVDVQWPPEMFKGHDFVAVTVSHPPGQSYEQEWNKTAVMIRDDDELELASGMTKGTEVGLRKCTMCDKAVHRDESVCCSHCRATIYCGSECEKRHWREMHRSVCNLYEAMMGREEEIKMNIFTFSCYAENPCEWLESLGVHKKGMWRRQCSCYSQRPFGLLQDSSSDAESWGGLQEGEYPQDLPIQNLNNERSQGMMIFLSDWSYYYDVRCLPPSSPVSDILSYPLTLYHILTTLSTHSKNLLLKGKEVTVHYLGPERELDWIKAFAEINHLLNGLGTVQIIMVGPEVPSELSGTIATNNSRVKVSFVKGLYQEEVTYLTPPDIVVALNCDLDRYSSWSGALEAVNNLRIPGFFTDKTEDACGNAKAVLRNAGLNISHPVAPNPFRSPVRTCAESSNLPCYSNGFILGVNT is encoded by the coding sequence ATGGATTTGCATTTGAAGAACTTGTTTGGTAGATTCCAGGATCAGTTCGGTTCAGGTCCTGGTCTTGGACCTGGATCAGGTGTTTGCCTCATGAAAGTTGAAGGTATATCTCCCAACATGATCCATTCCATTTTCAGAGCTTCAGCTTCTTTATACAGAAGTGAGCCATGGAAGAGGCTCAGACCAGGTCACTTGTTCGGTGTCCGGGTCGGAAAAGACTCTGATTGGTCAGGAAAGAGACAGCCTTTTCAGTGTGTTCGGTTCATAGGAGGGGACGGTGGTGATATAgcaatatatatgtatagatCCATGAGCTATGCACTGAAGATGAGTGATGATGATTCAAGGGAAATGGGTGGAGTTCCTAATGTTGAGGTTTTAAGAGTTACTTATGAGGTTGAGTCATTGATCCTTCCTTGTAACAAGAGAATGGTCAAGTCTTTGTCTTTAGAAGTTTCTGGAACTGATCGGTTTCCGGTTATTGATGTTGCCCGGTGCATGAACTCTGGTGAGCTCCAGTTTAGACACCCTACACTTGAAGAGCTTAGGCTTGTGTTTGCGGTAATGAAAGCTCTTTCTTTGGTTCATCCTTTGCTGGTTCAAGGGGAGAAGCAAGTCAAGGGGTTGCCAAGGATGGTTAAGTTTTCGCCTTTTATAGAGACTGTTGATGTTCAGTGGCCACCAGAGATGTTTAAAGGACATGACTTCGTTGCTGTCACGGTTTCGCATCCGCCTGGTCAATCATATGAGCAGGAGTGGAATAAAACTGCGGTAATGATACGCGATGATGATGAATTGGAGCTAGCTTCAGGCATGACCAAAGGTACAGAAGTGGGTTTAAGAAAGTGCACAATGTGTGACAAAGCTGTTCATAGAGATGAGTCTGTTTGCTGTAGTCATTGCCGTGCAACCATCTACTGTGGTTCAGAATGTGAGAAACGGCACTGGAGAGAGATGCACAGGAGCGTTTGTAATCTCTATGAAGCTATGATGGGTAGAGAAGAAGAGATCAAGATGAACATCTTCACATTCTCGTGCTATGCTGAAAACCCATGTGAATGGCTTGAATCTTTGGGTGTTCACAAAAAGGGAATGTGGAGAAGACAATGCAGTTGCTATTCTCAGCGTCCTTTTGGGCTCTTACAAGACTCTTCCTCAGATGCTGAATCATGGGGAGGGCTTCAGGAAGGTGAGTATCCACAGGATTTACCAATTCAGAATCTGAACAACGAGCGTTCACAGGGTATGATGATCTTCTTGTCAGATTGGTCATATTACTACGATGTTCGGTGTTTACCACCATCAAGCCCTGTTTCTGATATTCTCTCATACCCTTTAACCCTTTACCACATATTAACAACACTAAGCACCCATTCCAAGAACCTGTTGCTCAAAGGGAAAGAAGTGACTGTCCATTACTTAGGTCCAGAACGAGAACTCGACTGGATTAAAGCATTTGCAGAGATCAATCACTTACTTAATGGTTTAGGAACCGTGCAGATCATAATGGTCGGACCTGAAGTTCCATCCGAATTATCTGGTACAATAGCAACAAACAACAGCAGAGTCAAGGTGAGTTTTGTGAAAGGCTTGTACCAAGAGGAGGTAACATACCTGACACCACCAGACATCGTTGTAGCCTTGAACTGTGACCTGGACAGGTACTCAAGCTGGTCAGGAGCACTTGAGGCAGTGAACAATCTGCGCATCCCTGGTTTCTTCACTGATAAGACAGAAGATGCTTGCGGCAATGCGAAGGCGGTTTTGCGTAATGCAGGGCTGAATATCTCTCACCCGGTTGCTCCTAACCCTTTCCGCTCACCTGTGAGGACTTGTGCAGAGTCCAGCAATCTTCCCTGTTACAGTAACGGCTTCATCCTTGGGGTGAATACATAA
- the LOC103859523 gene encoding peptide methionine sulfoxide reductase B2, chloroplastic isoform X2: MALNVISSASSSATSISMTFASTTIRAFVRPSLSLRTTPFACSHSNPNLLPLSASPSSFPPLRLRSRGFHGGRVKAMASPAPGSVNKPEEEWRAILSPEQFRILRQKGTEYPGTGEYNKLFEDGIYSCAGCGTPLYKSATKFDSGCGWPAFFDGLPGAINRTMGEESRSLVRLVGDISAMFSKEKVSLHLPMSDTV; encoded by the exons ATGGCGTTGAACGTCATCTCATCAGCATCATCTTCAGCCACTTCCATTTCCATGACCTTCGCTTCCACCACCATCAGAGCCTTCGTTAGACCTTCTCTCTCCCTCAGAACCACTCCATTCGCTTGCTCTCATTCGAATCCCAACCTCCTTCCTCTCTCCGCCTCTCCTTCATCATTTCCTCCGCTCCGTCTTCGTAGCCGAGGCTTCCACGGTGGTCGTGTCAAAGCAATGGCTTCTCCTGCTCCCGGATCGGTGAATAAGCCAGAGGAAGAATGGCGTGCGATTCTGTCTCCTGAGCAATTCAGGATCCTGAGGCAGAAAGGCACCGA ATATCCAGGAACAGGAGAATACAACAAACTATTCGAAGACGGCATCTATTCATGTGCAGGATGTGGGACTCCTCTTTACAAATCCGCCACCAAATTCGACTCCGGTTGTGGCTGGCCAGCTTTCTTTGACGGCCTTCCCGGTGCTATAAACCGAACT ATGGGAGAAGAATCGAGATCACTTGTGCGGCTTGTGGGGGACATCTCGGCCATGTTTTCAAAGGAGAAGGTTTCCCTACACCTACCGATGAGCGACACTGTGTGA
- the LOC103859533 gene encoding 15.4 kDa class V heat shock protein yields the protein MDFQRIQLTPWEYLLSSRALNGYQVSQENHIRWSQTPDSHIFSVDLPGLRKEEIKVEIEDSIYLIIRTETTDRSPGPTVRSFKRKFRLPESIDITGISAGHEDGVLTVTVPKVVLRRRSFFIDPSDVPESLQVLARAA from the exons atGGATTTTCAGAGGATTCAATTGACACCATGGGAATATCTTCTATCATCACGAGCTCTTAATGGCTACCAAGTTTCTCAAGAGAATCATATTCGTTGGTCTCAGACTCCAGATTCTCACATTTTCTCTGTTGATCTTCCtg GTTTGAGGAAAGAGGAGATAAAAGTGGAGATCGAAGATTCTATATACTTAATCATACGCACGGAGACCACGGATAGATCGCCGGGCCCAACGGTTAGGAGTTTCAAGAGGAAATTCCGGTTACCAGAATCGATAGATATAACCGGGATATCAGCTGGTCATGAAGACGGTGTGTTGACTGTGACTGTACCAAAGGTGGTTTTGAGAAGGAggagtttcttcattgatcctTCTGATGTTCCTGAAAGTCTTCAAGTTCTTGCAAGAGCTGCTTAA
- the LOC103859523 gene encoding peptide methionine sulfoxide reductase B5 isoform X1: MALNVISSASSSATSISMTFASTTIRAFVRPSLSLRTTPFACSHSNPNLLPLSASPSSFPPLRLRSRGFHGGRVKAMASPAPGSVNKPEEEWRAILSPEQFRILRQKGTEYPGTGEYNKLFEDGIYSCAGCGTPLYKSATKFDSGCGWPAFFDGLPGAINRTPDPDGRRIEITCAACGGHLGHVFKGEGFPTPTDERHCVNSVSLKFAPGNQDL, translated from the exons ATGGCGTTGAACGTCATCTCATCAGCATCATCTTCAGCCACTTCCATTTCCATGACCTTCGCTTCCACCACCATCAGAGCCTTCGTTAGACCTTCTCTCTCCCTCAGAACCACTCCATTCGCTTGCTCTCATTCGAATCCCAACCTCCTTCCTCTCTCCGCCTCTCCTTCATCATTTCCTCCGCTCCGTCTTCGTAGCCGAGGCTTCCACGGTGGTCGTGTCAAAGCAATGGCTTCTCCTGCTCCCGGATCGGTGAATAAGCCAGAGGAAGAATGGCGTGCGATTCTGTCTCCTGAGCAATTCAGGATCCTGAGGCAGAAAGGCACCGA ATATCCAGGAACAGGAGAATACAACAAACTATTCGAAGACGGCATCTATTCATGTGCAGGATGTGGGACTCCTCTTTACAAATCCGCCACCAAATTCGACTCCGGTTGTGGCTGGCCAGCTTTCTTTGACGGCCTTCCCGGTGCTATAAACCGAACT CCTGATCCAGATGGGAGAAGAATCGAGATCACTTGTGCGGCTTGTGGGGGACATCTCGGCCATGTTTTCAAAGGAGAAGGTTTCCCTACACCTACCGATGAGCGACACTGTGTGAACAGTGTTTCTCTCAAGTTCGCACCAGGGAATCAAGACTTGTAA
- the LOC103859553 gene encoding pentatricopeptide repeat-containing protein At4g21880, mitochondrial isoform X1, giving the protein MGLRKAKHKLSAIFRVAMRNAGRKPPDAANTAEAVAGEYPEMDFIGQGTESWGSFPDILSPLKSFIDPSNTVQQGDSGGTSSLAGLVSSGFGVKPRKRKDDNDFSSKKKTLELSAFLSGKLPPSTKKQHMARGRLQFETFKKNQSQLMKKLSKGCARKLGQETTFEVLFKMGKEAGEREYNARIQVCVENARRSNDAEYVLDQVGKAIEYLKEMRQGGFSIKEGTYGPFFRYLVDMEMVEEFQIFKEFIREASPESVERLVYYEMLLWIQVNDEEKIRELCNTVDDGGRISLSTLQEYHLVALCEKDRKEDLQKLLEIVDITKFSSPEVLKSVFEYLGNSLLEAVAMKLLLELRDSGEVETVSNLIFSYASCIPNSSVDDAILKFNNLHEELDIVPSSSSYEKLVNHLCCSSEVAIALDVVENMCEEGLEISENILHSLLDAIAQILEFDLVQRIHSIMSNKCVKPNSETFRRSISLCIRIKDFEGAYNMLGNLKNFNLAPNSSMYNSIMAGYFREKNVNKAFMVLKEMKEADVKPDSVTFSYLINYCDQEEAIAEYYKEMKEAGVQASKHIYMSLIKAYASCKQFEKAKQVLMDQDVPTKDHNELKSVLIHALASNGNITDALSIYEEMKEAGCHVDPKTMITLIDHADSNEELATLAQLAHELNDSKYWIDGLFKIVLFAVRNNKSCSILDLLKETKNDLSKDDIALEYWLEEVFRSIAETEPSDVKLGLDLLSFMKEELGLCPSRKCLDFLLHACVNAKDKQTALVVWKEYQFAELPYNVLNYLRMYQVLVAAGDSKSAKEIASKIPKDDRDVKCTIKESSVVFTPKPKKKTSKKKRLSCQAK; this is encoded by the exons ATGGGTTTAAGGAAAGCAAAACACAAACTAAGCGCCATCTTCCGCGTAGCGATGAGAAACGCCGGGAGAAAACCTCCAGACGCCGCTAACACCGCCGAAGCCGTCGCCGGAGAGTATCCCGAGATGGATTTTATTGGCCAAG GAACAGAGTCATGGGGTTCGTTTCCGGACATTCTCTCGCCGCTTAAGTCTTTCATAGATCCATCCAACACTGTACAACAAGGAG ATTCTGGGGGAACGTCGTCACTCGCGGGTCTTGTCTCTTCTGGCTTTGGTG TTAAACCTCGGAAAAGAAAAGACGATAACGATTTTTCTTCCAAGAAGAAGACGTTGGAGTTGTCAGCTTTCTTATCTGGGAAACTCCCTCCATCGACAAAGAAACAACACATGGCGCGTGGAAGGTTACAGTTCGAGACGTTCAAGAAGAACCAGTCACAGCTTATGAAGAAGCTCTCTAAAGGATGCGCTCGGAAGCTGGGGCAGGAGACCACGTTCGAGGTGTTGTTTAAAATGGGGAAAGAAGCGGGTGAGAGAGAGTACAACGCGAGGATTCAGGTTTGTGTGGAGAACGCGAGGAGAAGCAATGACGCGGAGTATGTGCTTGATCAAGTTGGGAAAGCTATTGAGTATTTGAAGGAGATGAGGCAAGGAGGGTTCTCTATAAAGGAAGGGACTTACGGGCCGTTTTTTAGGTACTTGGTTGATATGGAGATGGTGGAGGAGTTTCAGATTTTTAAAGAGTTTATTAGGGAGGCGAGTCCTGAGTCTGTTGAGAGGCTTGTTTACTATGAGATGCTTCTTTGGATTCAAGTGAATGATGAGGAGAAGATACGCGAACTTTGTAATACGGTTGATGATGGTGGGAGGATAAGTTTATCAACCCTACAAG AATATCATTTGGTTGCACTGTGTGAGAAAGACAGAAAGGAAGATCTTCAGAAGCTTTTAGAGATTGTCGACATAACTAAATTTTCTTCGCCGGAAGTACTGAAAAGCGTGTTTGAATACCTTGGAAACTCGCTATTGGAGGCTGTTGCAATGAAGTTACTTTTGGAACTAAGAGACTCTG GTGAAGTGGAGACAGTTTCAAATCTCATATTTAGCTATGCTTCCTGCATCCCAAACTCCTCG GTAGATGATGCCATATTGAAGTTTAACAATTTGCATGAAGAACTAGATATTGTGCCTTCATCTTCATCCTATGAGAAGCTCGTTAATCATCTTTGTTGCTCGAGTGAG GTGGCCATTGCTCTTGATGTAGTTGAAAATATGTGTGAAGAAGGTCTCGAAATATCGGAAAACATCCTACATTCATTATTAGATGCCATTGCCCAGATTCTTGAGTTTGATTTG GTACAAAGAATCCATTCAATAATGAGCAACAAGTGTGTCAAGCCAAACAGTGAGACTTTCAGGAGATCGATAAGTTTGTGCATAAGAATCAAAGAT TTTGAAGGTGCATATAATATGCTTGGTAATTTGAAGAATTTTAATTTGGCTCCGAACTCTAGCATGTACAATTCTATAATGGCAGGATATTTTCGGGAG AAAAATGTGAACAAGGCATTCATGGTCCTCAAGGAAATGAAAGAAGCTGATGTTAAACCTGATTCTGTGACGTTTAGCTATCTAATAAACTATTGCGACCAGGAGGAGGCTATTGCGGAG TATTACAAGGAGATGAAGGAAGCAGGAGTTCAAGCTAGTAAGCACATTTACATGTCCCTCATAAAAGCATATGCATCATGCAAACAATTTGAGAAGGCAAAACAG GTGCTCATGGACCAAGACGTACCGACAAAGGATCACAATGAGCTGAAAAGTGTTCTTATACATGCTCTGGCATCAAATGGAAATATAACAGATGCCTTGAGTATTTATGAAGAAATGAAGGAAGCTGGTTGCCACGTAGACCCAAAAACTATGATAACTCTTATA GATCACGCTGATTCAAACGAAGAGTTGGCAACGTTGGCTCAACTCGCTCATGAGCTGAATGATTCTAAATACTGGATAGATGGTCTCTTCAAAATTGTCCTGTTTGCTGTCCGCAACAATAAGTCGTG CTCTATTCTTGATTTGTTGAAGGAGACGAAAAACGACTTGTCCAAGGATGACATCGCTCTGGAATATTGGTTGGAAGAG GTGTTTAGGTCAATAGCAGAAACAGAGCCTAGTGATGTGAAGCTAGGGCTGGACTTGTTGAGCTTTATGAAGGAAGAGCTTGGGTTATGTCCTTCAAGAAAATGTCTAGATTTTCTTCTACATGCTTGTGTTAATGCCAAGGATAAGCAGACCGCTCTGGTGGTATGGAAAGAGTACCAGTTTGCAGAACTCCCTTACAATGTCCTCAACTATCTAAG GATGTATCAGGTTCTAGTGGCTGCAGGAGATTCAAAAAGTGCAAAGGAAATAGCATCCAAGATTCCTAAGGATGATAGAGATGTTAAATGTACAATCAAAGAAAGCAGTGTTGTATTTACTCCAAAACCGAAAAAGAAAACGTCGAAAAAGAAACGATTATCTTGCCAAGCAAAGTAG